A segment of the Solanum lycopersicum chromosome 9, SLM_r2.1 genome:
ATCTTATTCAGCTGCTTAAATTTACAAaagaattaatcaaattgaagaATTTCATTCTCAATTTTAGGTACCATTTGGATGCTGAGTGGTTTTGTCGATAAATGGAACTTCTATCAAACTCAACCTCTTGGTCTGAAGTTTTACTTAATAGTTCCAAATGTGATGAGATAAATAAGAAGAATTTGAAACAATACAATAGAGTTGCTACCTCCACGTGGACGTTTTAGAAGTATATATAGAGTTATGGTCAGATTTTCCAACATTTGTGGATTCTTTGTAGTGGAGTTGTCATCCTAGGAGATTTAACATATcatcaacaataaaaatgattatatttttcattgatcgATTAATACATCAAGGAATATTTTACGTGGAAACTTCCTTGCTCAAGGATACCACGACCTGTCACACAAGATTTCTAACTCCCTTTACTATTTTCAAGCACCAATTGAATACAGACTCCAATTACACATACAAGGATTTAAATCTTATTCCTATCACCTATAATACCCTTCTAAGAGATTTAGCTAAAGCAATACTGCTACCGTCCACTATATTAGGTAAAACCAACTAATATAGACTTCAATCACACCCTACAGTTAACTCTAAATGACTATACTCATTATTGTATTAAATAATGAAGACACGATCCATTTCTTTATAGATTAGAAACATGTCTTACAAGTTAACCTAAAACATTACAATCTTTAAATAAGCCACAACAAACTCAGTTGATAGTTCTATCAGGTcccttgaagttcttgaagactTGTATTCTCTAAAGACAAAATCTAACTTTTCAGTTACACTTTGATGTCTTAAATAGGTTGTTTCATATCAATAAGGATATATTATCCtctaaaaaaacttatttcctCCTATTGGTTGAATGCATtatccttttttcttcttctcaccAACCATGCTAGAGCCAGTGGCAGCTTTATAGTTTTTCACCATTTTATCCTAGATACATGCTTCAACCATAGAACCGGGTCCcataattaatgaatatcatcaaaatatcaGAGTTACAACATTTCCcacctttttgatgatgacaaacaaacACTTCAGTGTAGTATGTTTTTAATCATTCTTGTCCCCCTTCACATCTTCATACATTCCAACTATCACCGTTACTCAACTCTATCTTCCATCCTTGCCTTCCCTATAACCTACAACACATTATATTCCCCCTTttgattcataaaaaaattagagcACTAAACCTCAGAAAGATACCAAGCAAAAACATAAGGAATTCAGGGCCACTAGGCGAGAACAACATAAAAAACTAAGCAATCAATGAAAAAGTTAAACACTAAAATACAGCAAACTATCATTAGATAAATCAAGTATCCACCAAACCTTTTATTAGAGAACTTAAGAAAACACAGACCTTCATCACTAATTATAGAGACACGGAGGAGAGTTAGATGTCACGGACTTTTTGATTCGGACAATACTCCGTGCGACACTTGACGGTTTACTTACGATTCTTGTACGTTCTTTCAAACACAAGTTAGCCTCTCACTCGGatcgctaagaaaataagaaggaagacagaattttggaagaaggaacttatattacttgaaaaatgattggatgctttacaagtaaaaatgaactactatttatactactctaatgccTAAGAGATACTAAATGCTACAAAATACAAGTTCCTAAGACTATGCCTACAAGACAAGCTTCTATgtcttccaaaaaggactcctagatGCTCTTAGTCTGCCCCATGTTCTGCACAAGCCTCTCAAAGGCTTGAAACTCCTGAAAATGCCGCCCCACTAACATTTATAAGAGCTGTAACAGCTGTAACTGCCGTAACAGCTGAAACTGTTGTAACGGCTGTCTCTTCAACTGTTGCTGGACCCCTTGCCTGCTGGCTGGCTTGGGCAGTCTGCACCCTTGCGCCTGCTGCGCCTACTGCTGGCTGCCTAGTTGGGTGGCATTCAGCCTGGATGGATGGTGGGACGTCACAATCTCCCCTACCCAATGATGCGACGACCGCGATGTACTGCTGCAAGAACTCCTGAATTTTGTCTTTGAATTGCCATAAGTCTTCGTACTTCTCCCAAGTGTCTTCTTCCGGAGTTTGTCCCTTCCAATGTACGAGAAACATGGCACTGGCCTGCTGTCCTCGTTTCCGCCTTGGCTTGGTAATCTATGATAGCTTCAATTTCTCGATCATGCGAGGCAGTAATGGTGATAGGGGCCCGTTGTGATTTGTTTCGGCTGGGATCGTCCTTGTCTTCATGATAAGGCTTAAGAACGCTTGCATGAAAGACTGGGTGGATCCTTAAGTGTGGATGTAACTCCAACATGTATGAAATCTTACCCACCTTGGCAACAATTTTGAACGGACCCTCATAATTCCGCACCAAGTTGTGATGATTGCCTCTAAGTGCCTTAAACTGCCTCGGATTAAACTTTACCAAAACCATATCACCTTCTTTGTAGTTGGTGGGATGACGCTTGCGGTCGGCGAACTTCTTCATCCTCCTTGCCGCCTTGCCTAAATAAGATTTGGCAAGGTCAAGTTGCTCTTCCCAACCCTTGGCAAGATTATAAGCGCCCAAACTCTTCCCTTCGAACAAGGTTGGCACTGAGTGCGGATTTTGGGGTTGCTGGCCCGTTGCTAACTCGAACGGTGTGCGCCCTATAGATTCACTCCTCTGCAAATTGTATGAAAATTGCGCCATCTCTAGGAGCTTAGCCCAATCTTTCTGATGTGCACTGACATAGTGCCTAAGATAGCATTCCAACAAGGCATTGACGCGTTCAGTTTGGCCATAAGTTTGGGGGTGGAAACTGGTGGAGAAGTGAAGTTTTGAAccaagaatttcaaagagttcACTCCAAAAGTTCCGTGTGAAACGAGGATCCCGATCTCTAATGATGAACCTCGGCAGCCCCCAATACTtcacaaaatttttaaagaacaaTTGTGCAGCTTCCTTAGCAGTACAACCGGCTGTGGCAGGCATGAATGTAGCATCTTTGGAAAATCTTTCCACTACGACCATAATAGTGCCAAACCCTTTTGACTTCGGCAAAgaagtgatgaaatccatagatATACTCTCCCATGGACGATCAGCTATGGGTAATGGCTCCAACAGCCCTCCTGTTTGCCTTTGCTCTACCTTGTCTTGCTGGCACACAAGACAAGTCTGCACATACTGCTCAATCTCTTCCCACATACATGGCAAGAAATAGAAAGGCCTCCACTAATGCCCTCGTTCGCTTCTGTCCCGGATGCCCAGCCCACAGAGTAAATAAATTCTCCGACCAGTAGTAAGCAAGAATCCGTCTTTTACCCAAAACCGATTAGATTGGCCTTGAGCAGCCAGCTGCATAATCTTCTTAGCTTCCGGATCGCGTTGCATACAATCTTTGATTGCGCCTTGGAATTCACTAGGGACTGAGGAGATGGCTGCTAAATCAGACTTCCTGCTCAATGCATCGGCTACCACATTGCCCTTTCCTGGTTTGTACTCCAAGTTGTAGTCAAATTCCGCTAAGAAATCCTGCCAACGAGCCTGCTTGTGCGTGATCTTCTTCTGCAAATGAAAATAGCTTGTGGCAAAGTTGTCGATTTTTACTACAAATTTGGAGCCTagtagatagtgcctccatgtGCGTAGACAATGCACAATTACTGTCATCTCCTTCTCCTGCACAGTGTACCGTCGTTCCGCTTCATTCAACTTTCGGCTTTCAAAATCTATGGGGTGCTTCTCCTTCATCAAGACTCCCCCAACGGCAAAATCGGAAGCATCCGTATGGATCTGGAAGGTCTTGGTGAAGTTAGGAAGCATCAAGACTGGTTCTTCAGTAACCGCAGACTTAAGACCTTCAAATGCTTACTGGCACTCCTCGCTCCACAGCCAAGGCCTGTTCTTCTTCAGCAGCTCGGTCAGTGGGGCAGCAATAGCGGAGTACCCTCTAATGAACCTGCGATAATAATTAGCAAGTCCAACAAAAGAACGTAGCTCGGTCACTTTCGTAGGCGCTTCCCAATCTTGGATCGCCTTTACCTTTGGCTCATCCATACGAAGCTCACCTTGGCTGATCACATGGCCCAAGAAATATATCTTTGGTTGGGCGAACTCGCACTTCTCTCGCTTGACATAAAGCTGATTCTTCCGCAAGACGTTGAAGACCTTCTTCAAGTACTCCACATGTTCCTGCAAAGTGCTACTATAGACGACTATGTCATCTAAGTACACTACTACGAACTGGTCAAAGTAGGGGTgtaaaatctcgttcatcagcGTGCAAAATGTGGTAGGTGCGTTGGTTAAGCCGAAGGGCATCACCAACCATTCGAATGCTCCATACCTGGTAATGCATGCTGTCTTTGGCTCATCCCCCTCTGCTATGCGCACTTGATAGTAGCCTTTCCGAAGATCCATCTTGGTGAAGTACTTGGCCTCTCCAAGACGATCGAACAAATCTGCGATCAGCGGGATGAGATACTTGTTCCGAATTGTTATCGTGTTGAGCGCCTTGTAGTCAATGCATAGGCGCATcgacccatctttctttttctaaaatagCACCGGCGCTCCATAGGGTGCTTGTATGGACGAATGTGACCTGCTTCAAGGAGCTCTTTCAACTGCTTCCTCAGTTCCTCTAACTCAGGCGGAGCCATGAGATAAGGTGCAAGCGCAGGTGGCTTGGCTCCCGCCTCCAACTCGATCATATGGTCTACCTCACGCCTCGGAGATAATGTTTTCGGCAGCTCCTCCGGCATCACATCACTGTTTTCCTTCAAAACAGTTTCTATGATAGGTGTCAATGGCTCCATAGCACCATAGTCTTCACCCGAACTTGCGATGGTGGCTAAGAAGGTTGGTGCTCCTTTCTTCAGGCCCTTCACAATATGCATGGCCGACAGTTGGGCATATTCGTCTTTCTTCGACACCCTAACAAGAGGAACCATACAAGACCCTTCCCCATCTATCACCATGAGTTGTTGAAGGTAGGAATCAATCATCGTGTGACAACACTGAAAGAATTCCTGTCCAAGAATAACATCGGATATGTCCAAAGGAGCTATGGTAAAATTTGTCTTACCTCTCCACCGTCATAAAGTGATGCTGACCCCATGAGCAATTCCACACACGGGAGTTGGTGGGGCATTGACCGTCTTGAGGCGATTGTTGCTTGGAACAATTTTCAGTCCCAATTTCTCGGTCGCGGTCTTGGTCATAATGTTGGCTTCAGCCCGGGAATCTACAATGGCCCGAACTGGTTACCCATTGATGGAGATGTCCACGTATTACGTACTGAAATCCCCTGGGTTGTCCGCCTATTTGGCTATGGCACCACAGATTCCAACCATGCCCAACTGAGTGGTGTCTGCCGTTTTCACCTTATCTTGTGCCTCCTTTTCCTTCCGCTCACGAACGATGGCACTAAGGCTCTTCATCTCTAGGCACCTGGCATAACCGTGTGGTCCGCCGCATATATAGCACCTGTCTCCTTTGCTGGACTGCATCCGCTTCTCCGAGTACTTCTGGCGCTCAAACCATCTACCATCCGGCTTGGGTGTGTCTTTCTTCTTGGGATGTGCCGACTGTTCTCTGCCTCGGCCACGGTCTTCCCCGCCTTTATCATGACTGCCCCTTGCCTCCTTGCCCTTCGCCTTGTCCAAACGATCATGTTTGAAATCTGTCAACGTTTCGGCTTGAGTGATGGCCTCATCGATGGTTTTTATTTGACGCCGCTCTAACTCGGTCCTCGCCCGATTCTGCAGCCCGTCCATGAAGGCGAACAGCATGTCATCTTCCGTGAGTTGGggaatttggagggtcaaaattgtGAACTCCTTCACATATGCCCGATTGCTTCCCGTCAGCTTCAACTCCCGGAGTTTGTGCTTCATCTCATAAACAACATTGTTGGGGAAGAAAGATCTCTTGAATTCCTCAAGGAATTGTTCCCATGTGTTGATGGTGCGTGTGCCCCTCTTGATCTCGGCATCTTTGTGTTTCCACCATAACATGGCTATGTCGGAAAGATACAACACGGCAATGTTGATCTTGTTTGCATCGCTCCTGACCCGATTACACCTGaaataattttccaagtgcTATAAGAAATTGCCTACCTCTAGGGCGTCGCAAACACCCTTGAATGATGGTGGCTTGGGAACGTCGACTCTGGACTCCCTTTCCTGGCCAAGTGATGTTGATGCTCCAACCTCTCTCTCTTCTTCGAGAGTTTCTACCTTGTTTTTCAGCGTTTGGATCGTCGTAAGGGCGTCCAAAAATCTGAACTCCAAGGAAGTAATGGTTTCCTTCATCTCTAATTCAGTCCGCTTGCGTAGATCCAACTCTTTCTGGATGGTGTTAACTTCCTCCATGGAATTTTCTTCAAGATCTTTGACATTATTGTGCAACCCATTCAAGCGCTGCCCCAAAATCTCAACAGCTAGCCTTGCCCTCTCGACGCTGGCAATCCATTCATGTCCAACAGTGACATCTATAACATCTTCGCTATCGTCGTCTTCACTTCCATCGACAATATTATGCTGGGAAGATGTTTGTCCATCGCTTGGTGGAGGATCATTTGGTGGCAGTTCGCCTGATGGAAGAGCGCCTGATGGCAGACCACCTGGTGGAAGACCGCCTTGTGGAAGACTGCCTGATGGCAGATCGCCTGGGGGTAGACTGCCTTATGGCAGACCGCTTGGTGGAGGATTAGGCAGACTGGGTTCGTtacccttcttgttctttcccttcttgttcttcttctgaACGTTGGGGGTGGTGCTAACGCTGCTACCGTCTCCTTTGTTCGTCATTCTCTTACGATGAACCTGCTCTAATACCAATTTTCACGGACTTTTTGATTCGTACAATACTCCGTACGACACTTGACGGTTTACTCATGATTCTTGCACGTTCTTGCAAACTCAAGTTAGCCTCTCACTCGGatcgctaagaaaataagaaggaagacagaattttggaagaaggaacttctattacttgaaaaatgattggatgctttacaagtaaaaatgaactactatttatactactctaatgccTAAGAGATAGTAAATGCTACACTATACAAGTTCCTAAGACTATGCCTACAAGAcaagcttctaagtcttccaaaaaggactcctagatGCTCCTAGTCTGCCCCATGTTCTGCACAAGCCTCTCAAAGGCTTGAAACTCCTTAAACTGCCGCCCCACTAACATTTGTAACAGCTGTAACGGCTGTAACTGTCGTAACAGCTGAAACTGTTGTAACGGCTGTCTCTTCAACTGTTGCTGGCCCCCTTTCCTGCAGGCTGGCATTGGCGGTCTGCCACCTTGCGCCTGCTGCGCCTACTGCTGGCTGCCTAGTTGGGTGGCGTTCAGCCTGGATGGATGGCGGGACGTCACATAGAGGACTCTAAGATGGAGGGGCCTGAGGGGAAAAGATTGCAAGATCAAAGTCATACATGTATTTGCATCACCATGAGTATGTAAAAAATGCTTGGCAAGAGTCTTCACCTCATCGTTCAATTCGGAAATTGACTCAAGaaactttgaaaataaaagatggaaCTAATGAGGATAAAAAAATAGGATCTCACCGCCACTTCAAAAACATCTCCAAAGCTAGAAATGATCAAATATCGCGAGGATTACCTAACTAGAATTTTCCTAAAAATGATTAAGAAGTAGTGGCGAGTACAATCCACATGATCCACAAGTACCCTGGAATTAATGAGCttatgaaaattaaatgaagGAACGGTCCACCTGCACAAAGAAAAGTCCAACTTTGGCATCAGTGCTACCAATTTATAATAAACGGCGCGAGTAAAGTAAACACATAAGGTTATAGAACTTCCCATACAACACATAAGTCAAGAAACTCAAATGATTAATACAATGAAATGAGATTATGCAATCATGTGGTGGTGTGGTGCAATTATGGCATCGCACAACGCGTCGTATACACCCTGTCGAGCTAAGGCTTCAAGGCAAGGACCTATAGGGGACTCCAAATTCATATACTAAATCACAACCTCGATATCTCATAAACTTTCCCCCTCAATGTGGTCAAGGAATCTCCACATTATTCTCAATTTCTTAAGAACATAATATGATGAATAAGGacagatgcatcacaatacatatATAACATAGACGTGATAATAAACTTAACATGTATCAACGTTCTAAATTTCTCAAAACTTAGGTTAATCATGATATATACcctaatataaaaatatcaagaaaaagatCATTTGAAATAAGTGGATCCCATTTAGAAAGCATTTCATCTACTAAAAGAATTATAATGTTTTCAACTCAGCCCCTCACTCAAGAATTACAAGTCAAACAACATTACAAGCCTCTCTCACAGGCAACTCATGAATCATATACTCTCCAAAAAAATAGAACAACAATTATGTTGTAAGCATAGGCTAAAAAACACAAACAAGCCTCCACACGGGAAAGTACACCATATAATCAAGCCCCGCACACGGGAAACACAATACACTCTCCAACTTATTAAAATCTCAAAAAGACCCATAGGATTTATTCGGGACTCGATAAAAATAAACCATATATTCTACCTCACTAAATTCAACATTTCAGACTCAATAGAATAATTGGATTTCCAAAGTACAAAAAATTTTTAAGACAAAATTACcctatataaaagaaatatgacaTTATACATCTATTGTTATTTTGTCCTTTAcaacttaataaaaatagaagctTCAATAGACAATTTACTCCTAATGAAGTTTGAAGGTGTTGGATCACTTCTACAACTTGGAtgctaaaatattaatttaggaGGAAGATTTTTGCCTATATAATAGTTATTTCTCTAAGGAGGAACCTTTAACAAGTTTGGAGTCAATATGTATATTGGAGTATCAGGgtgtttgaattatttttcttatgccATATTCAATTTGCATCTTCTACTGATCTTCCTTTATTGGAAGTCTTACAATTCTACTGAAACGTATGTATACAGAAAATTGatcatttcacaaaaaaatgaatGGTACAATTTTCTAAATAAACACCATATAAAACTATTAGACATAAAGTATTTCTAGTTAGCCAACATTACTTATTCTCAACTAGACCTAGGGAGTTTCACGCTCGAGATgaataatcaatttaaaatagatGAGAGCGAGAAAGAAGACTTGAGAGACCTTTCTGGAATCAATCAACAAAAACTTCACTTCACCTGCCTAAAACTTGAGTAACTGTCACAAAAGCTTTCTGATCCAAATTCTTTCACCATTGACCTTTTCATAACAATTTAGGTGGATCATTATAATGTTATTTCAGTGAACCAAGTCGGAACAACCGAGCACATATGGTTATGTGCTAAATGGTAGAGTTCATTGCCACTTAGActttcctacttttatttttctttcaggAGCCTATTACATTCAGTGACACAATTAACCATCACTGAATCACTTCGATGACACACCTTCTTTATAGAGTACATCTCATTTTTCTGTCAACTTTTTTTACTCAATTACTACAAGTAACTATTAAAAGGAATAGTGATAAGtgtgaaaaattaaagatttggTGGTTTAAAAATTTGTAAGATTTGCAACCCTCTGGATTTTGCTTATTTACCTATGTTCTTACTGACATAGACATTGTTTTCTCCTTCTATGAATAGGGCATTCT
Coding sequences within it:
- the LOC101263639 gene encoding uncharacterized protein, whose protein sequence is MLWWKHKDAEIKRGTRTINTWEQFLEEFKRSFFPNNVVYEMKHKLRELKLTGSNRAYVKEFTILTLQIPQLTEDDMLFAFMDGLQNRARTELERRQIKTIDEAITQAETLTDFKHDRLDKAKGKEARGSHDKGGEDRGRGREQSAHPKKKDTPKPDGRWFERQKYSEKRMQSSKGDRCYICGGPHGYARCLEMKSLSAIVRERKEKEAQDKVKTADTTQLGMVGICDSRAEANIMTKTATEKLGLKIVPSNNRLKTVNAPPTPVCGIAHGEFFQCCHTMIDSYLQQLMVIDGEGSCMVPLVRVSKKDEYAQLSAMHIVKGLKKGAPTFLATIASSGEDYGAMEPLTPIIETVLKENSDVMPEELPKTLSPRREVDHMIELEAGAKPPALAPYLMAPPELEELRKQLKELLEADLFDRLGEAKYFTKMDLRKGYYQVRIAEGDEPKTACITRYGAFEWLVMPFGLTNAPTTFCTLMNEILHPYFDQFVVVYLDDIVVYSSTLQEHVEYLKKVFNVLRKNQLYVKREKCEFAQPKIYFLGHVISQGELRMDEPKVKAIQDWEAPTKVTELRSFVGLANYYRRFIRGYSAIAAPLTELLKKNRPWLWSEECQ